A genomic region of Fusarium falciforme chromosome 4, complete sequence contains the following coding sequences:
- a CDS encoding Photolyase/cryptochrome alpha/beta domain-containing protein, giving the protein MGKPRVIYWFRTDLRLHDSPALKAALDLDPAVLWPIFTWDPHYVYRARGGLNRWQFLLDCQNDLSKSITKLNPKSKLFVLREAPQTLFPKLFKAWNVTHLVFEKDTDSYARERDDVVTQAATEAGVEVIVRTGRTLWDSDQIVEKHGGKPTMSITQLQQAGARLGEVRKPIPAPKHLPDPGEMPVDFEQEEPETKPDFNSEQRTEKDQAYTKIAGPNGDFAIETMEELGFPSATTPHRGGETLALEALDKIIADKKYTAKFEKPKTSPAQFEPQSTTLLSPFLHFGALSVREFYWRVREVVDAYGKGASSPPESLIGQLLFRDMYFAAQAALGEVFMQTAKNPYCRFIPWHLPSKRDPKTSLITGEYHIDSEEADIWFKRWKTGMTGFPWIDALMRQLKEEGWIHHLGRHAVACFLTRGGCYIDWERGCEVFEEWLIDHEPACNAGNWQWLSCTAFFSQYFRCYSPVSFGQKWDKEGNFIRRYVPELKSMDSKYIYEPWKAPLPDQKKAGVRVKGDGLNDVQEGTYPKPMFDFSKRRDACLAAMKTAYKVGLHGNDEKVLDGTWRELFPSGNDGEIQGEIQSDNGEHADRGDYEGDRDQNEAREEGEGTASVENQDGETVGKRSGRRHSTEKAAKKQKT; this is encoded by the exons ATGGGGAAGCCCCGCGTCATCTACTGGTTCCGCACTGATCTGCGGCTGCACGACTCGCCAGCTCTCAAGGCCGCTCTTGACCTCGACCCGGCTGTGCTCTGGCCCATCTTCACGTGGGATCCTCACTATGTCTATCGAGCGCGTGGTGGTCTTAATCGATGGCAGTTTCT ACTTGACTGCCAGAATGACCTTTCCAAGTCCATCACCAAGTTGAACCCCAAGTCGAAGCTCTTTGTCCTCAGAGAAGCTCCACAGACCCTCTTCCCAAAGCTATTCAAGGCCTGGAATGTCACTCATCTCGTCTTTGAGAAAGACACCGACAGCTATGCCCGTGAACGGGATGATGTTGTCACACAGGCTGCCACGGAGGCAGGCGTTGAGGTCATTGTCCGCACGGGGAGAACACTCTGGGATAGCGACCAGATAGTCGAGAAGCACGGTGGTAAGCCCACAATGTCAATCACCCAGCTTCAGCAAGCTGGTGCTAGGCTCGGCGAGGTTCGTAAGCCGATACCTGCTCCAAAACATCTTCCAGATCCTGGAGAGATGCCTGTCGACTTTGAGCAAGAAGAGCCCGAGACAAAACCAGACTTCAATTCAGAGCAAAGGACAGAAAAGGATCAGGCATATACCAAGATAGCTGGTCCAAACGGAGACTTTGCTATCGAGACCATGGAAGAGCTGGGCTTTCCATCAGCGACGACTCCCCACAGGGGAGGTGAAACTCTTGCTCTCGAGGCACTCGACAAGATCATTGCCGACAAGAAATACACAGCCAAGTTTGAGAAGCCAAAGACGAGCCCGGCCCAGTTTGAGCCGCAGTCCACAACTCTTCTGTCGCCCTTCTTGCACTTTGGGGCACTCTCTGTGCGAGAGTTCTACTGGCGCGTCCGAGAAGTTGTCGATGCTTACGGAAAGGGGGCCTCATCGCCTCCAGAGAGTCTCATCGGTCAACTTCTCTTTAGAGACATGTACTTTGCAGCTCAGGCAGCCCTCGGGGAGGTCTTTATGCAGACTGCCAAGAATCCGTATTGCCGCTTCATCCCCTGGCATCTTCCCTCCAAGAGAGATCCGAAAACCAGCCTTATCACCGGGGAATACCACATCGACTCTGAAGAAGCAGACATCTGGTTCAAAAGGTGGAAGACGGGCATGACGGGTTTCCCCTGGATCGATGCACTCATGAGGCAGCTGAAGGAAGAGGGCTGGATTCATCACCTTGGACGTCACGCCGTGGCGTGCTTCCTCACAAGAGGCGGATGCTACATTGACTGGGAGCGCGGTTGCGAGGTCTTTGAAGAGTGGTTGATCGATCACGAGCCTGCTTGCAACGCTGGGAACTGGCAGTGGCTGTCCTGcacagccttcttctcccagtACTTTCGCTGCTACAGTCCCGTCTCATTCGGCCAGAAGTGGGATAAGGAGGGCAATTTTATCCGCCGTTATGTGCCTGAACTAAAGAGCATGGACTCCAAGTACATATACGAGCCGTGGAAAGCCCCTCTGCCCGATCAGAAGAAGGCGGGTGTCCGTGTCAAGGGAGATGGCCTGAACGATGTCCAAGAGGGCACATATCCCAAGCCAATGTTTGACTTTTCAAAGAGACGAGATGCGTGCCTCGCTGCCATGAAGACAGCGTACAAGGTCGGACTTCATGGAAACGATGAAAAGGTTCTGGATGGAACTTGGAGGGAGCTGTTCCCTTCCGGTAATGATGGGGAGATCCAGGGTGAGATCCAGAGCGACAATGGGGAGCACGCTGATCGAGGAGATTATGAAGGTGATAGAGATCAGAATGAAGCTCGGGAGGAAGGGGAGGGTACAGCATCTGTTGAGAATCAAGATGGCGAGACTGTGGGTAAACGAAGCGGGAGGAGACACAGTACTGAGAAGGCtgcaaagaagcaaaagactTGA